In one window of Camelina sativa cultivar DH55 chromosome 15, Cs, whole genome shotgun sequence DNA:
- the LOC104747936 gene encoding CRS2-associated factor 1, chloroplastic yields the protein MSLKLKNTPFPIFAPSLFPNPNPRAPSEIRFSRWGNANAERFEQRRRNQEELEAEIRRDRRFDAATKIIHTHDSEAAASEPKTSPFRSRGTPSLPSARSIPGRRSKYSKPDSGPNKPKNKPRVPDSPPQLDAKAEVKLSEDGLSYVINGAPFEFKYSYTETPKVKPLKLREPAYAPFGPTTMGRPWTGRAPLPQSQKTPREFDSFRLPPVGKKGVKPVQKPGPFRPGVGPRYVYTKEEILGEPLTKEEIRELVTSCLKTTRQLNMGRDGLTHNMLNNIHDLWKRRRVCKIKCKGVCTVDMDNVCEQLEEKIGGKVIYRRGGVLFLFRGRNYNHRTRPRFPLMLWKPVAPVYPKLIQQVPEGLTHQEATEMRRKGRELMPICKLGKNGVYCDLVKNVKEAFEVCELVRIDCQGMKGSDFRKIGAKLKDLVPCVLISFQNEQILIWRGREWKSSLTTPDKKDDHLGDIEVDSDLPEDAEPSVSPNQTQTLTHNSPLDSMELQNDSDGHDLIPSTVDFSAMEGTSSSLQSLSTDVTELTGDSSLADDQEPEHEPERSEEISKQSIERVLNLMKQAVESGSALVLDSTELDADIVFAKAVAFSTVAAPGPDFQHGLRKQPMVKKQENRNLEAKTSNVVVTRKKEVAVSVKREEKKKIDEFDEDYREVIPHGKLKVDELAKLLS from the exons ATGTCGTTGAAACTCAAGAACACCCCTTTTCCAATTTTCGCGCCATCTCTATTTCCTAATCCGAACCCAAGAGCACCCAGCGAGATCCGATTCTCTAGGTGGGGCAACGCTAATGCCGAGCGCTTCGAGCAGCGTCGCCGGAACCAAGAAGAACTCGAGGCCGAAATCCGCCGCGACCGCCGATTCGATGCCGCTACTAAAATCATCCATACACACGATTCCGAAGCTGCAGCTTCTGAGCCTAAAACGTCGCCGTTTAGATCAAGAGGCACTCCTTCACTTCCCTCTGCTCGTTCGATTCCGGGTCGAAGATCCAAATACTCCAAACCCGATTCAGGACCCAATAAACCCAAGAACAAACCTAGAGTTCCCGATTCGCCGCCGCAGTTAGACGCTAAGGCGGAGGTTAAGCTAAGCGAAGACGGGCTATCTTACGTCATCAATGGAGCTCCTTTCGAATTTAAATACAGTTACACGGAGACGCCAAAGGTTAAGCCTTTGAAGCTTCGTGAGCCTGCTTACGCGCCTTTTGGGCCTACGACGATGGGAAGGCCATGGACTGGTCGTGCTCCGCTTCCTCAGTCGCAAAAGACGCCGAGAGAGTTCGATTCTTTCCGATTGCCTCCGGTGGGGAAGAAAGGGGTTAAACCGGTTCAGAAACCGGGTCCTTTTCGACCCGGGGTAGGTCCCAGGTATGTTTACACCAAGGAGGAGATTTTAGGGGAGCCATTGACTAAGGAAGAGATTAGAGAGCTGGTCACTTCTTGCTTGAAGACAACAAGGCAATTGAATATGG GTAGGGATGGGTTGACGCATAACATGTTAAATAACATACATGATTTGTGGAAGCGGCGAAGGGTTTGTAAGATTAAATGCAAGGGAGTTTGTACAGTTGACATGGATAATGTTTGCGAGCAATTAGAG GAGAAAATTGGAGGGAAGGTGATATATAGAAGAGGAGGTGTGCTATTTCTATTCCGTGGCAGAAACTATAACCACAGGACAAGACCGCGGTTCCCTCTTATGTTGTGGAAGCCTGTAGCACCTGTTTATCCTAAGCTGATTCAACAAGTGCCTGAGGGTTTAACTCACCAGGAAGCTACCGAGATGAGGAGGAAAGGACGAGAGCTCATGCCCATATGTAAGCTAG GAAAAAATGGTGTGTATTGTGACCTTgtgaaaaatgtgaaagaagCATTTGAAGTTTGTGAGTTGGTTCGGATCGACTGTCAAGGGATGAAAGGCAGTGATTTTAGGAAAATAGGTGCAAAACTCAAG GATCTTGTTCCATGTGTTCTCATATCTTTTCAAAACGAGCAGATCCTTATCTGGAGAGGACGAGAATGGAAATCGTCTCTCACAACTCCAGATAAAAAGGATGATCACCTTGGAGATATCGAAGTTGATAGTGACTTGCCGGAAGATGCTGAACCATCAGTGTCACCAAACCAGACTCAAACTTTGACCCACAACTCTCCTCTGGATTCTATGGAATTGCAAAATGATTCAGATGGTCATGATTTGATCCCTTCAACAGTAGATTTCTCGGCGATGGAAGGCACAAGCAGTTCTTTACAGAGCTTGTCTACAGATGTAACTGAGCTAACTGGAGATAGTTCTCTTGCAGACGATCAAGAACCTGAACACGAGCCAGAAAGATCAGAAGAGATCAGCAAACAAAGCATTGAAAGAGTTTTGAATCTGATGAAACAAGCTGTAGAGAGCGGGAGTGCACTTGTGTTAGACAGTACTGAGCTGGACGCAGACATAGTCTTTGCAAAAGCTGTCGCCTTTTCGACTGTAGCTGCACCGGGACCAGATTTCCAGCATGGGTTGAGAAAACAGCCAATGGTTAAGAAGCAGGAAAACCGAAACTTGGAGGCAAAGACGAGTAATGTTGTGGTAACTAGGAAGAAAGAAGTTGCCGTGAGTGtgaaaagagaggagaagaagaaaattgatGAGTTTGACGAAGATTACAGAGAAGTGATACCTCATGGAAAATTGAAGGTCGATGAACTAGCTAAACTACTTTCATAA
- the LOC104748953 gene encoding uncharacterized protein LOC104748953 produces the protein MRSLTEPVGSKEVTKGRWSEPSNLKYSLRPKGNSTTHSLLDIALSNRQWTSVIYDIIEVTGKEPRAISTGCQILDLIPNESMLGVRQEEPVFDEVDDEEDVEDNPFAPLGDLPDQRHQHRDIIAAPRFEDRRWESGFRLEIPEFTGGLQPDEFLDWLNTTDELLAFKEVPDKMCVSLVATRFRGRASAWWQQTKESCARAGKDRIASWEKLKRLMRKAFLPYNYTCTLYTRLHNLRQGSKSVDEYASDFFSLMARNSLTENEEQRVSRFIGGLRLQIQNTLLQFNPMTVSEAHQRALLIEQQAHGQSSSWNSSHLRLGSSTETGAIKTSEPVRHNDFYENSGMSGQTRTPASKCFKCGEQGHRQASCPTLQRRGLLASDAPVYDDYLDDNEPDETTEEVLGDTEKLHDSTRCTNVISEEEVTKLGLFTESYPTPYQIAWLTSKSDMRVSKRSRVPFSMGSNYKYLVLCDVVPMDVCNLLLGRPWQYDRRTIHDGFANTHSFTYEGKRIILVPSRSASEPLVASHDIEQPTNPTTTPKATLLVSKAHIFHEVEHAELTYLLILKPDSPSVTETTPIAFHALLDEFKDVFPSKLPEGLPPMRDIQHCIDLVPNTVLPNRPHYRMSPMEHDEFRKQVEELLAKVTKLDLKSGYHQIRIRPGDEWKTDFKTREGLFEWLVMPFGLSNAPSTFMRVMNQALQPFIGRFVVVYFDHILIFSSTLSEHLDHLRDVLLVLRREKLFLAPKKCSFSVSEVLFLGYVISSSGLKVDPSKVSAIKSWPSPKTVTDVRSFHGLASFYRHFIQHFSGIMAPITNCMRSSQFIWTDEAEVVFREIKMKCSSAPVLVLPNFSLAFELHCDASKTGIGAVLSQLGKHVAFFSEKIAGSRGRYSTYDIELYDVVQAIKHWRHYLFHKEFVLFTDHDALKHMGAQDKVSSRHASWFAYLQQFTFVIKHKAGSLNKVADALSRRHSLLSTSHASITGFAKLPELYPTDPFLGKFGVTLS, from the exons ATGCGTTCATTGACTGAACCCGTAG GATCAAAAGAAGTGACCAAAGGGCGGTGGTCTGAGCCTTCAAATCTCAAGTATTCACTACGGCCAAAGGGGAATTCTACTACCCATTCACTGTTGGACATTGCCCTATCTAACCGACAGTGGACCAG TGTCATTTATGATATCATTGAAGTCACCGGTAAGGAACCAAGGGCCATTTCTACAGGATGCCAAATCCTGGATCTGATTCCAAATGAGAGCATGCTTGGTGTG AGACAAGAAGAGCCAGTTTTTGATGAGGTTGACGACGAGGAAGACGTTGAAGATAACCCTTTTGCACCACTTGGTGACTTACCAGATCAGAGGCATCAACATCGTGACATCATTGCAGCTCCACGTTTTGAAGATAGGCGGTGGGAATCAGGTTTTCGACTTGAGATACCTGAATTTACTGGAGGGTTACAACCAGATGAGTTTCTCGATTGGCTTAACACAACAGATGAATTGCTGGCGTTCAAAGAAGTTCCTGATAAGATGTGTGTATCTCTTGTGGCGACACGGTTCCGAGGCAGAGCATCGGCGTGGTGGCAGCAAACTAAGGAATCATGTGCAAGGGCAGGCAAAGATCGTATTGCTTCGTGGGAAAAGCTGAAAAGGCTGATGAGAAAGGCCTTTTTGCCTTATAATTACACATGCACCTTGTACACACGACTTCACAATTTGAGACAAGGTTCAAAGTCTGTTGATGAGTATGcgtcagattttttttctttaatggcCAGaaattcattaacagagaatgAAGAGCAGAGAGTGTCGCGTTTTATTGGCGGTCTTCGTTTACAAATTCAGAACACTCTACTACAGTTTAACCCCATGACGGTTTCGGAAGCACATCAGCGTGCTTTATTAATTGAGCAGCAAGCTCATGGGCAATCATCTTCTTGGAATTCATCTCATTTGCGTTTGGGTTCTTCCACTGAAACAGGGGCAATCAAAACTAGTGAACCTGTGCGACACAACGATTTTTACGAGAATAGTGGTATGTCAGGACAAACGCGGACACCGGCTTCTAAGTGTTTTAAGTGTGGGGAACAAGGTCATCGTCAAGCTAGTTGTCCCACTCTCCAACGTCGCGGCCTGTTAGCAAGTGATGCACCTGTTTATGATGATTATTTAGACGACAATGAGCCTGATGAGACTACAGAAGAAGTACTTGGTGATACGgagaaacttcatgattccacACG CTGCACCAACGTGATTTCCGAGGAAGAAGTGACAAAATTGGGCTTGTTTACAGAGTCTTATCCTACTCCGTATCAAATTGCATGGCTTACGTCTAAATCCGACATGCGCGTGTCTAAACGAAGTCGAGTTCCTTTTTCCATGGGTTCAAACTATAAATACTTGGTGTTGTGTGATGTTGTTCCTATGGATGTGTGTAATCTCTTGTTAGGGAGACCTTGGCAGTATGATCGTCGAACGATACATGATGGATTTGCTAATACACATTCTTTCACCTATGAGGGAAAGCGTATTATTTTGGTACCGTCACGGTCTGCCTCCGAACCTCTTGTTGCTAGTCACGATATTGAGCAACCCACGAATCCAACTACTACTCCTAAGGCCACGTTATTGGTTTCAAAAGCTCATATTTTCCATGAAGTTGAACATGCTGAATTGACGTATCTTCTTATTTTGAAACCAGACTCTCCATCGGTGACGGAGACTACACCTATTGCATTTCATGCTCTCCTGGACGAGTTCAAGGATGTTTTTCCTAGTAAGTTACCAGAGGGATTGCCACCAATGCGTGATATCCAGCATTGTATTGACTTGGTGCCCAATACGGTTTTGCCGAATCGACCTCACTATCGTATGAGCCCGATGGAGCATGATGAATTTCGCAAGCAAGTAGAGGAGCTTCTTGCTAAAG TTACCAAGTTAGATCTCAAGAGTGGCTATCACCAAATCCGTATTCGTCCTGGTGATGAGTGGAAGACTGATTTTAAGACTAGAGAGGGTCTTTTTGAATGGCTCGTTATGCCCTTTGGTTTGTCAAATGCTCCAAGCACTTTCATGCGTGTTATGAATCAAGCCTTGCAACCTTTTATTGGACGGTTTGTTGTCGTTTATTTTGACCATATACTGATTTTTAGTTCAACTCTTTCAGAACATCTTGACCATTTACGTGACGTTCTACTTGTGCTCCGCCGTGAGAAATTATTTCTTGCGCCTAAGAAATGTTCTTTTAGCGTGTCGGAAGTGCTTTTCCTTGGTTATGTCATTTCTAGCAGCGGTTTGAAAGTTGATCCATCTAAGGTCAGTGCGATAAAATCTTGGCCATCACCGAAGACAGTTACCGATGTACGAAGCTTCCATGGACTTGCCTCCTTTTACCGACATTTTATTCAGCATTTTAGCGGTATCATGGCCCCAATAACGAACTGTATGCGGTCAAGCCAATTCATATGGACGGATGAAGCGGAAGTTGTTTTCCGTGAGATCAAGATGAAGTGTTCTTCAGCCCCAGTTTTGGTACTTCCCAATTTTTCTTTGGCATTTGAACTCCATTGTGATGCCTCAAAAACAGGCATTGGAGCGGTGTTAAGCCAGCTGGGCAAACATGTTGCcttttttagtgaaaaaataGCGGGCTCGCGTGGGCGTTATAGTACGTATGACATTGAATTATATGATGTGGTCCAAGCCATTAAGCACTGGCGTCACTATCTTTTTCACAaagaatttgttctttttactgATCACGATGCACTTAAGCATATGGGGGCTCAAGATAAAGTTTCTTCACGTCATGCTTCGTGGTTTGCCTATTTGCAACAATTTACGTTTGTGATTAAGCACAAGGCGGGATCGCTTAATAAAGTGGCTGACGCTCTTAGTCGACGGCATTCACTTCTCTCAACGTCTCATGCGTCTATCACCGGTTTTGCGAAGTTACCAGAGTTGTATCCTACGGATccttttttgggaaaatttggAGTGACATTGAGCTAG